Proteins encoded together in one Petrotoga sp. 9PWA.NaAc.5.4 window:
- a CDS encoding glycoside hydrolase family 18 protein — MKKIWVILIVLTISFLSFSQTLSNAKEDITVENKNYKIIAYLPCWVGKNWTAEDIEGDKLTHLYLAFARISNEFKISNYDVRIPGVPDTVSSQTIVNDIWEEVIRVQKKYPDLKIIVAVGGWGADGFSDMAATKATREIFVDSVVEYIEKYNLDGIDIDWEYPVDGGGGTIKARNEDKENFTELIKLLREKLGEDKEISFCANVSGWFLDVIEWEKVVPLVNSINVMGYDYHGPWSANTAHHSNLFINPQDPVAHWGLSSDAAIKRFIDRGIPAEKLVLGFPAYGREFYGVESGENGDGLFQKYQETIWPGGAIPYTMLKKYYINKNDFRRFWDDAAKVPYLYDGETFITYEDPQSVAEKAMYVKNMKLGGIMYWEYVDDIENDLLNSVYETLKK; from the coding sequence ATGAAAAAGATATGGGTTATTTTGATAGTGTTAACGATAAGTTTTTTGAGCTTTTCTCAGACTCTTAGTAACGCAAAGGAGGACATAACAGTGGAAAACAAAAATTACAAAATTATTGCATATTTGCCCTGCTGGGTAGGAAAAAATTGGACTGCGGAAGATATAGAAGGAGATAAATTAACTCACCTATATTTAGCTTTCGCTCGAATCAGCAACGAATTTAAAATATCGAACTACGATGTAAGAATACCTGGAGTTCCAGATACAGTTTCTTCTCAAACTATTGTTAATGATATATGGGAAGAAGTGATAAGGGTACAAAAAAAATATCCAGATTTAAAAATAATTGTGGCAGTTGGTGGATGGGGGGCTGATGGATTTTCAGATATGGCTGCAACTAAAGCTACAAGAGAAATTTTTGTTGATAGTGTCGTAGAATATATAGAAAAGTACAATTTAGATGGTATAGACATAGATTGGGAATATCCAGTAGATGGTGGCGGAGGCACAATAAAAGCACGAAATGAAGATAAAGAAAACTTTACAGAACTTATTAAGCTACTTCGTGAAAAATTAGGAGAGGATAAGGAGATATCTTTTTGTGCCAATGTATCTGGTTGGTTTTTAGACGTAATAGAATGGGAGAAAGTCGTTCCTCTGGTTAACTCAATTAACGTGATGGGATATGATTATCATGGACCTTGGAGTGCAAACACAGCTCATCACTCTAATCTTTTTATAAATCCTCAAGATCCTGTTGCGCATTGGGGACTTTCGTCAGATGCCGCTATTAAAAGATTTATTGATAGAGGAATTCCTGCTGAAAAGTTAGTATTAGGATTTCCAGCATATGGAAGAGAATTTTATGGGGTTGAGTCCGGTGAAAATGGTGATGGCTTATTCCAAAAGTATCAAGAAACCATTTGGCCGGGTGGAGCAATACCGTACACAATGCTTAAGAAATATTATATAAATAAAAATGATTTTAGAAGATTTTGGGATGATGCAGCGAAAGTTCCATATTTATATGATGGAGAAACATTTATAACCTATGAGGATCCTCAATCGGTGGCTGAAAAAGCTATGTACGTTAAAAATATGAAATTAGGTGGAATAATGTATTGGGAATACGTAGATGATATCGAAAACGATCTTCTAAACTCTGTTTATGAAACACTGAAGAAGTAG